A window of the Streptomyces sp. NBC_00250 genome harbors these coding sequences:
- the rlmN gene encoding 23S rRNA (adenine(2503)-C(2))-methyltransferase RlmN has translation MPKPGELTFVAPRGAKKPPRHLADLTPAERKEAVAAIGEKPFRAKQLSTHYFARYAHDPAEWTDIPAASREKLAGELLPDLMSVVRHISCDDDTTRKTLWRLHDGTLVESVLMRYPDRVTMCISSQAGCGMNCPFCATGQAGLDRNLSTAEIVHQIVDGMRSLRDGEVPGGPARLSNIVFMGMGEPLANYKRVVGSIRRLTDPEPDGLGLSQRGITVSTVGLVPAMLRFADEGFKCRLAVSLHAPDDELRDTLVPVNTRWKVREVLDAAWEYAEKSGRRISIEYALIRDINDQAWRGDLLGRLLKGRRVHVNLIPLNPTPGSKWTASRPEDEKAFVEAIARHGVPVTVRDTRGQEIDGACGQLAAAER, from the coding sequence ATGCCCAAGCCCGGAGAACTCACTTTCGTCGCCCCCCGCGGAGCCAAGAAGCCGCCGCGGCACCTGGCCGACCTCACGCCCGCCGAGCGGAAGGAGGCCGTCGCCGCGATCGGCGAGAAGCCCTTCCGCGCCAAGCAGCTGTCCACCCACTACTTCGCGCGGTACGCGCACGATCCCGCCGAGTGGACGGACATTCCGGCCGCCTCGCGGGAGAAGCTGGCCGGGGAGCTGCTGCCCGATCTGATGTCCGTGGTGCGGCACATCTCGTGCGACGACGACACCACCCGTAAGACCCTGTGGCGGCTGCACGACGGCACGCTCGTCGAGTCGGTGCTCATGCGCTACCCGGACCGGGTGACGATGTGCATCTCCTCGCAGGCCGGCTGCGGGATGAACTGCCCGTTCTGCGCGACGGGGCAGGCCGGGCTCGACCGGAACCTGTCGACCGCCGAGATCGTGCACCAGATCGTGGACGGCATGCGCTCGCTGCGGGACGGGGAGGTGCCCGGGGGGCCGGCGCGGCTCTCCAACATCGTGTTCATGGGCATGGGGGAGCCGCTCGCTAACTACAAGCGGGTCGTCGGCTCGATCCGTCGGCTGACCGACCCCGAGCCTGACGGGCTGGGGCTGTCCCAGCGCGGGATCACCGTGTCCACCGTCGGGCTCGTGCCCGCGATGCTGCGGTTCGCCGACGAGGGCTTCAAGTGCCGTCTCGCGGTCTCGCTGCACGCCCCGGACGACGAGCTGCGGGACACCCTGGTGCCGGTCAACACGCGCTGGAAGGTGCGTGAGGTCCTCGACGCCGCTTGGGAGTACGCCGAGAAGTCCGGGCGCCGGATCTCCATCGAGTACGCGCTGATCCGGGACATCAACGACCAGGCGTGGCGCGGTGACCTGCTGGGCCGGCTGCTCAAGGGACGTCGGGTCCACGTCAACCTGATCCCGCTGAACCCGACGCCGGGTTCGAAGTGGACGGCGTCGCGTCCGGAGGACGAGAAGGCCTTCGTCGAGGCCATCGCGCGCCACGGCGTGCCGGTGACCGTGCGGGACACCCGAGGTCAGGAGATCGACGGTGCCTGTGGACAGCTGGCCGCCGCCGAGCGCTGA
- a CDS encoding dihydrofolate reductase family protein, with product MGQLLKVQNFMVSSDGFGTGEGQSLEHPFGHADPGEMFSWAGATASWPNRTDPGGSRGLDDYLTRDFSHNIGAEIMGRNKFGPQRGPWEDYAWQGWWGDEPPFHTPVFVLTHHPRPSFTLSDTTFHFVDGDPATVLARAKEEADGKDVRLGGGATVIREFLDADLVDTLHVAVAPVKLGAGVRLWESPDELLDRFHRDVVPSPRGGVTHHLFWRK from the coding sequence ATGGGCCAGCTGCTCAAAGTCCAGAACTTCATGGTCTCGTCCGACGGTTTCGGTACCGGTGAGGGCCAGAGCCTGGAGCATCCCTTCGGGCACGCGGATCCCGGGGAGATGTTCTCCTGGGCGGGTGCCACGGCGAGCTGGCCCAACCGCACCGACCCCGGGGGCAGCCGCGGCCTCGACGACTACCTCACGCGGGACTTCTCCCACAACATCGGTGCCGAGATCATGGGCCGCAACAAGTTCGGGCCCCAGCGCGGGCCCTGGGAGGACTACGCATGGCAGGGCTGGTGGGGCGACGAGCCGCCGTTCCACACGCCGGTCTTCGTGCTGACCCACCACCCGCGTCCCTCGTTCACGCTCTCCGACACGACGTTCCACTTCGTCGACGGCGATCCGGCGACCGTGCTGGCGCGGGCGAAGGAGGAGGCGGACGGCAAGGACGTCCGGCTCGGCGGCGGGGCCACCGTCATCCGTGAGTTCCTCGACGCCGACCTCGTCGACACCCTGCACGTCGCGGTCGCGCCGGTGAAGCTCGGCGCCGGGGTCCGGCTCTGGGAGTCGCCCGACGAGCTGCTCGACCGCTTCCACCGCGACGTCGTGCCCAGTCCGCGCGGTGGTGTGACGCACCACCTCTTCTGGCGGAAGTGA
- a CDS encoding aspartate aminotransferase family protein yields the protein MGNPIIVTQDLSKTAYDHLWMHFTRMSSYENSPVPTIVRGEGTYIFDDKGKRYLDGLAGLFVVNAGHGREELAEVAYKQAKELAFFPVWSYAHPKAVELAERLADYAPGDLNKVFFTTGGGEAVETAWKLAKQYFKLQGKPTKYKVISRAVAYHGTPQGALSITGLPALKAPFEPLVPGAHKVPNTNIYRAPIHGDDPEAFGRWAADQIEQEILFEGADTVAAVFLEPVQNAGGCFPPPPGYFQRVREICDQYDVLLVSDETICAFGRLGTMFACDKFGYVPDMITCAKGMTSGYSPIGACIVSDRIAEPFYKGDNTFLHGYTFGGHPVSSAVALANLDIFDKEGLNQHVLDQEGNFFDTLKKLHDLPIVGDVRGNGFFYGIELVKDKVTKESFTDEETERVLYGFLSKALFENGLYCRADDRGDPVIQLAPPLIADQGTFDEIEGILRSVLTEAWTKL from the coding sequence GTGGGGAACCCGATAATCGTGACCCAGGACCTCTCCAAGACCGCGTACGACCACCTGTGGATGCACTTCACCCGCATGTCGTCCTACGAGAACTCGCCCGTTCCCACCATCGTGCGTGGTGAGGGCACCTACATCTTCGACGACAAGGGCAAGCGCTACCTCGACGGTCTCGCGGGTCTCTTCGTGGTCAACGCCGGACACGGCCGCGAGGAGCTGGCCGAGGTCGCGTACAAGCAGGCCAAGGAGCTCGCGTTCTTCCCGGTGTGGTCGTACGCGCACCCCAAGGCCGTCGAGCTCGCCGAGCGTCTCGCGGACTACGCCCCGGGCGACCTGAACAAGGTCTTCTTCACCACCGGTGGCGGAGAGGCCGTCGAGACCGCCTGGAAGCTCGCCAAGCAGTACTTCAAGCTGCAGGGCAAGCCCACCAAGTACAAGGTCATCTCGCGTGCGGTCGCCTACCACGGCACCCCGCAGGGCGCCCTGTCCATCACCGGCCTGCCGGCCCTGAAGGCCCCCTTCGAGCCGCTGGTCCCCGGCGCCCACAAGGTGCCGAACACCAACATCTACCGCGCCCCGATCCACGGTGACGACCCCGAGGCCTTCGGCCGCTGGGCCGCCGACCAGATCGAGCAGGAGATCCTCTTCGAGGGCGCCGACACCGTCGCCGCCGTCTTCCTGGAGCCCGTGCAGAACGCCGGTGGCTGCTTCCCGCCGCCGCCCGGCTACTTCCAGCGCGTCCGCGAGATCTGCGACCAGTACGACGTGCTGCTCGTCTCCGACGAGACGATCTGCGCCTTCGGCCGCCTCGGCACGATGTTCGCCTGTGACAAGTTCGGCTACGTGCCCGACATGATCACCTGCGCCAAGGGCATGACCTCGGGCTACTCCCCGATCGGTGCCTGCATCGTCTCGGACCGCATCGCGGAGCCGTTCTACAAGGGCGACAACACCTTCCTCCACGGCTACACCTTCGGTGGCCACCCGGTGTCGTCGGCGGTCGCGCTCGCCAACCTCGACATCTTCGACAAGGAAGGCCTGAACCAGCACGTGCTGGACCAGGAGGGCAACTTCTTCGACACCCTGAAGAAGCTGCACGACCTCCCGATCGTCGGCGACGTCCGCGGCAACGGCTTCTTCTACGGCATCGAGCTCGTCAAGGACAAGGTCACCAAGGAGTCCTTCACGGACGAGGAGACCGAGCGCGTCCTGTACGGCTTCCTCTCCAAGGCGCTCTTCGAGAACGGCCTGTACTGCCGTGCCGACGACCGTGGCGACCCGGTCATCCAGCTCGCCCCGCCGCTGATCGCCGACCAGGGCACCTTCGACGAGATCGAAGGCATCCTGCGCTCGGTGCTCACCGAGGCCTGGACCAAGCTGTAA
- a CDS encoding ABC transporter ATP-binding protein has product MLRLDGATVRFGERAVLDAVDLDVADHEIVCVLGPSGSGKSTLLRAVAGLQALDGGRVLLGGADQRGVPVHRRGVGLMFQDHQLFPQRDVGGNVAFGLRMRGAGRAEQAGRVRELLDLVGLPGAERRSVAALSGGEQQRVALARALAPRPRLLMLDEPLGQLDRGLRERLVVELRQLFGRLGTTVLAVTHDQGEAFALADRVVVMRDGRIAQSGAPVDVWSRPASEFVARFLGFDNVVAALVTGPVADTVWGKVPVPEGSPQGERRLLVRPGGVRLVPVEEGPVWTVESRTFRGSHVAVRLRPADGPPLDAELPLREVPGEDAEVGVEFRAEDVVVLGDGSP; this is encoded by the coding sequence ATGCTGAGACTCGACGGGGCGACCGTACGGTTCGGGGAGCGGGCCGTCCTCGACGCCGTGGACCTCGACGTCGCCGACCACGAGATCGTGTGTGTGCTCGGGCCCAGCGGCAGCGGCAAGTCCACGCTGCTGCGTGCCGTCGCCGGGCTCCAGGCCCTGGACGGCGGGCGGGTGCTGCTCGGGGGCGCCGACCAGCGCGGGGTGCCGGTGCACCGGCGGGGCGTCGGCCTGATGTTCCAGGACCATCAGCTGTTCCCGCAGCGGGACGTCGGCGGCAATGTCGCCTTCGGGCTGCGGATGCGCGGGGCCGGGAGGGCCGAGCAGGCCGGGCGGGTGAGGGAGCTGCTCGACCTCGTCGGTCTGCCCGGCGCCGAGCGGCGGTCCGTCGCCGCGCTCTCGGGCGGCGAACAGCAGCGGGTGGCGCTGGCCCGGGCCCTGGCGCCCCGGCCCCGGCTGCTCATGCTCGACGAACCACTCGGCCAGCTCGACCGGGGGCTGCGGGAGCGGCTCGTCGTGGAGCTGCGGCAGCTCTTCGGGAGGCTGGGGACGACGGTCCTCGCCGTGACCCACGACCAGGGCGAGGCGTTCGCGCTCGCCGACCGGGTCGTGGTCATGCGGGACGGCCGCATCGCCCAGTCGGGTGCCCCCGTCGACGTGTGGTCGCGGCCGGCCTCCGAGTTCGTGGCCCGGTTCCTGGGCTTCGACAACGTGGTGGCGGCGCTGGTGACCGGACCGGTCGCGGACACCGTGTGGGGGAAGGTCCCGGTGCCGGAGGGCTCGCCGCAGGGCGAGCGTCGGCTCCTCGTCCGGCCCGGCGGGGTACGGCTGGTACCCGTGGAGGAAGGGCCGGTGTGGACGGTCGAGTCCCGGACCTTCCGGGGCAGCCATGTGGCCGTACGGCTCCGCCCGGCGGACGGACCGCCGCTGGACGCGGAGCTTCCGCTGCGGGAGGTGCCGGGGGAGGACGCCGAGGTGGGGGTGGAGTTCCGGGCGGAGGACGTGGTGGTGCTCGGCGACGGGTCTCCGTAG
- a CDS encoding ABC transporter ATP-binding protein, whose amino-acid sequence MAPPDNDVLWARSLHCALGGSDALSGVSLGLREGEILALVGPRGSGKTTLMRCLSGQLLAQQGEVWFNSSPVHTLGPADRERLRRDRFGWIDPEPGLVPELTGWENVALPLLLRKVSHRAAKTTAVEWLERLDIGAAARKRPHALTHSQRQRIAIARALVTTPSVLFADEPTATLHRADGAQVLRTLTAAARSHGITVLLATHDAEVAALADRTVALLDGRRVGTVPPASGAEGVAACSLSV is encoded by the coding sequence ATGGCCCCACCGGACAACGACGTGCTCTGGGCGCGTTCCCTGCACTGCGCCCTGGGCGGTTCGGACGCCCTCAGCGGCGTCTCCCTCGGCCTCCGCGAGGGCGAGATCCTCGCCCTCGTCGGCCCGCGCGGGAGCGGCAAGACCACCCTCATGCGCTGCCTGTCCGGCCAGCTCCTCGCCCAACAGGGCGAGGTCTGGTTCAACAGCAGCCCCGTGCACACCCTGGGCCCCGCCGACCGCGAACGGCTCCGGCGCGACCGCTTCGGCTGGATCGACCCCGAGCCCGGCCTCGTCCCCGAGCTCACCGGCTGGGAGAACGTGGCCCTGCCGCTGCTGCTCCGCAAGGTCTCCCACCGGGCCGCGAAGACCACTGCCGTGGAATGGCTGGAGCGCCTGGACATCGGCGCCGCCGCCCGCAAACGGCCGCACGCCCTCACCCACTCCCAGCGCCAGCGCATCGCCATCGCCCGCGCCCTCGTCACCACCCCGTCGGTGCTGTTCGCCGACGAACCCACCGCCACCCTGCACCGGGCCGACGGCGCCCAGGTCCTGCGCACCCTGACCGCCGCCGCCCGCTCCCACGGCATCACCGTGCTCCTCGCCACCCACGACGCCGAGGTCGCGGCGCTCGCCGACCGCACGGTCGCGCTCCTCGACGGACGCCGGGTCGGCACCGTACCCCCGGCGTCAGGGGCGGAGGGCGTCGCCGCGTGCTCGCTCTCCGTCTAG
- a CDS encoding LOG family protein, giving the protein MATLPPAHRPPGPRGHGREIHTLDEFDEALARPGSIAGHRVQSVDLTDRTFALLTAVSADAVFLGCAMQPEAAAKVRADGALVFPPVPDLPFDPYRATLYSPEELFDGIADTGYEGTPDALTYEWFGRTRADGDIFASMLRSLHDDAVSDALDEHLDGARVVGVMGGHATGRGTEAYAGAARLGRSLARAGLTVATGGGPGAMEAANLGAYTAPLPDEALTEALALLAEVPSFEPSVTDWARAAFTVRARLPHGGDSVGIPTWFYGHEPPNAFAGHIGKYFANATREDGLLSRSTAGVVFLPGAAGTVQEIFDNATPNYYASRGTPTPMVLVDRAHWTRRLPAWPLLESLSAGRPMANRIALVDSIDDAPEALERLAKE; this is encoded by the coding sequence ATGGCGACGCTTCCTCCGGCACACCGGCCGCCCGGACCGCGCGGGCACGGGCGCGAGATCCACACGCTCGACGAGTTCGACGAGGCACTCGCCCGGCCCGGTTCAATCGCCGGGCACCGCGTGCAGTCGGTCGACCTCACCGACCGGACCTTCGCCCTGCTCACCGCGGTCAGCGCCGACGCCGTCTTCCTCGGCTGCGCCATGCAGCCGGAGGCCGCCGCCAAGGTCCGTGCCGACGGGGCGCTCGTCTTCCCGCCCGTGCCCGACCTGCCCTTCGACCCGTACCGGGCGACGCTCTACTCCCCCGAGGAACTGTTCGACGGGATCGCCGACACGGGGTACGAGGGGACGCCGGACGCGCTGACGTACGAGTGGTTCGGCCGGACACGGGCCGACGGCGACATCTTCGCCTCGATGCTCCGCTCGCTCCACGACGACGCCGTCTCCGACGCGCTCGACGAACACCTCGACGGCGCCCGGGTCGTCGGCGTGATGGGCGGCCACGCGACGGGCCGGGGCACCGAGGCGTACGCGGGAGCCGCCAGGCTCGGCAGATCGCTGGCGCGGGCCGGTCTCACCGTGGCGACCGGCGGCGGCCCGGGGGCGATGGAGGCCGCGAACCTCGGCGCGTACACGGCGCCGCTGCCCGACGAAGCCCTCACCGAGGCGCTCGCCCTGCTCGCCGAAGTCCCGTCGTTCGAACCGTCGGTGACGGACTGGGCCCGCGCGGCCTTCACCGTACGGGCCCGTCTGCCGCACGGCGGCGACTCGGTCGGCATCCCCACCTGGTTCTACGGCCACGAACCGCCGAACGCCTTCGCGGGCCACATCGGCAAGTACTTCGCCAACGCCACGAGGGAGGACGGCCTCCTCTCCCGCTCCACGGCGGGCGTCGTCTTCCTGCCGGGCGCGGCGGGCACCGTCCAGGAGATCTTCGACAACGCGACCCCGAACTACTACGCCTCCCGGGGCACCCCGACCCCGATGGTCCTGGTGGACCGCGCCCACTGGACGCGACGCCTCCCGGCCTGGCCCCTCCTGGAAAGCCTGTCGGCGGGCCGCCCGATGGCGAACCGCATCGCCCTCGTCGACTCGATCGACGACGCCCCGGAAGCGCTGGAACGACTGGCGAAGGAGTAG
- a CDS encoding thiamine ABC transporter substrate-binding protein has translation MSIKKAAAAALVAALGVTTLAACGTEDVRDAAGKSGAPVPKTVTLVSHDSFNASKEVLAEFTKQTGFTVKVLKSGDAGEAVNKEILTKGSPQGDVFFGVDNTLLSRALDNGIFVPYAAKGLDRVPAEYQLDKEERVTPIDSGDICVNYDKKYFADKKLAPPVTFDDLAKPAYKNLLVVENPERSSPGLGFLLGTAAKFGDDGWQGYWSKLKANGVKTVDSWELAYNQEFSGSAGGKQAKGDRPLVVSYASSPPVEVLYGEPQPKVAPTGVSTGTCFRQTEFAGLLNGAKNPEGGKALIDFLISKRFQEDMPLQMFVNPVAKDAALPELFTRHGVVVEKPETMAPEKIAEKRDPWIQQWSSLVLK, from the coding sequence GTGAGCATCAAGAAGGCCGCTGCCGCCGCGCTCGTCGCGGCGCTGGGCGTCACCACCCTTGCCGCCTGCGGCACGGAGGACGTCCGGGACGCCGCGGGCAAGTCCGGCGCGCCCGTGCCGAAGACCGTGACCCTCGTGAGTCACGACTCGTTCAACGCCTCCAAGGAGGTGCTGGCCGAGTTCACCAAGCAGACCGGCTTCACCGTGAAGGTGCTGAAGAGCGGCGACGCCGGCGAGGCCGTCAACAAGGAGATCCTGACCAAGGGGTCCCCGCAGGGCGATGTCTTCTTCGGCGTCGACAACACGCTGCTGTCCCGCGCCCTCGACAACGGGATCTTCGTGCCGTACGCGGCGAAGGGCCTGGACCGGGTTCCGGCCGAGTACCAGCTCGACAAGGAGGAGCGGGTCACGCCGATCGACTCCGGTGACATCTGCGTCAACTACGACAAGAAGTACTTCGCCGACAAGAAGCTGGCGCCGCCGGTGACCTTCGACGACCTGGCGAAGCCCGCGTACAAGAACCTGCTCGTCGTCGAGAATCCCGAGCGGTCCTCCCCGGGTCTCGGCTTCCTGCTCGGTACGGCCGCGAAGTTCGGCGACGACGGCTGGCAGGGCTACTGGTCGAAGCTGAAGGCGAACGGTGTGAAGACCGTCGACAGCTGGGAGCTCGCCTACAACCAGGAGTTCTCCGGCTCGGCCGGCGGCAAGCAGGCCAAGGGCGACCGGCCGCTCGTCGTGTCGTACGCCTCCAGCCCGCCGGTCGAGGTGCTCTACGGCGAGCCGCAGCCGAAGGTGGCGCCCACCGGGGTGTCCACCGGCACCTGCTTCCGGCAGACGGAGTTCGCGGGTCTGCTGAACGGGGCGAAGAACCCCGAGGGCGGCAAGGCGCTGATCGACTTCCTGATCTCGAAGAGGTTCCAGGAGGACATGCCGCTCCAGATGTTCGTCAACCCGGTGGCGAAGGACGCGGCCCTGCCCGAGCTCTTCACCCGGCACGGTGTGGTCGTCGAGAAGCCGGAGACCATGGCGCCCGAGAAGATCGCCGAGAAGCGTGACCCGTGGATCCAGCAGTGGTCGTCGCTCGTTCTGAAGTAG
- a CDS encoding MFS transporter → MASKAGAGGAPAGARAVLLTLAAGQFLMALDSSVMNVAIATVADDVGTTVTGIQGAITAYTLVMAMFMIPGGKVGVLIGRRRAFMIGCVIYGCGSLTTALAPNLPVLLFGWSFLEGIGAALILPSIVALVAGNFPTEGRAAAYGIVAAAGAVAIGLGPLIGGVATTYFSWRWVFAGEVLVVLVILVFARRIADTVDEQRTRIDLLGAFLSAAGLGVFVYGVLRSDEWGWVQPKPDAPAWLGVSLTVWLMMAGLLLLYLFLHWEARLVKRGKEPLIHPAMLQNKQLTGGLTMFFFQYLVQMGVFFVVPLYLSVALGLSALQTGARILPLSLTLLAAAVLIPRLLPDVSPRRVVRLGVVALLAGAVVLMAALDAEAGAEIVTVPLLLIGLGMGALASQLGSVTVSAVPDRESAEVGGIQNAVTNLGSSMGTALAGSLMIAALTSSFLGAVEQNEEIPAEVKSQAVVELQSGVPFLSDAQLTAALDEAGTDEEVATAALDANEAARLDGLRAALAILAGASVVALFFTHHIPRTQPRAPAP, encoded by the coding sequence ATGGCATCCAAGGCAGGCGCCGGCGGCGCACCCGCAGGGGCACGTGCCGTCCTGCTGACGCTCGCGGCGGGCCAGTTCCTGATGGCCCTCGACAGCTCCGTCATGAACGTCGCGATCGCGACCGTGGCCGACGACGTGGGCACCACGGTGACCGGGATCCAGGGCGCGATCACCGCCTACACGCTGGTGATGGCGATGTTCATGATCCCCGGGGGCAAGGTCGGGGTGCTGATCGGCCGCAGGCGCGCGTTCATGATCGGCTGCGTGATCTACGGCTGCGGCTCGCTGACCACGGCGCTCGCGCCGAACCTCCCCGTGCTGCTGTTCGGCTGGTCGTTCCTCGAAGGCATCGGGGCCGCGCTCATCCTGCCGTCGATCGTGGCGCTGGTGGCCGGCAACTTCCCCACCGAGGGCCGCGCCGCGGCGTACGGCATCGTGGCGGCGGCGGGCGCCGTGGCGATCGGGCTCGGGCCGCTCATCGGCGGTGTCGCCACGACCTACTTCTCCTGGCGCTGGGTCTTCGCCGGCGAGGTCCTGGTGGTGCTCGTCATCCTGGTGTTCGCCCGCCGCATCGCCGACACCGTCGACGAGCAACGCACGCGCATCGATCTCCTGGGCGCCTTCCTGTCCGCCGCCGGGCTCGGGGTCTTCGTCTACGGCGTGCTCCGCTCGGACGAATGGGGCTGGGTCCAGCCGAAGCCCGACGCGCCCGCATGGCTCGGGGTGTCGCTGACCGTATGGCTGATGATGGCGGGCCTGCTCCTGCTGTATCTGTTCCTCCACTGGGAGGCCCGGCTCGTCAAGCGCGGCAAGGAGCCGCTCATCCACCCGGCGATGCTGCAGAACAAGCAGCTCACCGGCGGTCTGACGATGTTCTTCTTCCAGTACCTCGTACAGATGGGCGTCTTCTTCGTCGTCCCGCTCTACCTGTCCGTGGCCCTGGGCCTGTCCGCGCTGCAGACCGGCGCGCGGATCCTGCCGCTCTCGCTGACGCTGCTGGCCGCCGCGGTCCTGATCCCGCGCCTCCTCCCCGACGTCTCGCCGCGGCGGGTGGTGCGGCTCGGGGTGGTGGCGCTGCTCGCCGGTGCGGTCGTCCTGATGGCCGCGCTGGACGCGGAGGCCGGAGCGGAGATCGTCACCGTCCCGCTGCTGCTGATCGGACTCGGGATGGGGGCGCTGGCGTCCCAGCTCGGATCGGTCACGGTGTCCGCGGTCCCGGACCGGGAGAGTGCGGAGGTCGGAGGGATCCAGAACGCCGTCACCAACCTCGGCTCCTCCATGGGCACGGCGCTCGCGGGTTCGCTGATGATCGCCGCGCTCACGTCGTCGTTCCTCGGCGCCGTGGAGCAGAACGAGGAGATCCCGGCCGAGGTCAAGAGCCAGGCCGTCGTCGAACTGCAGAGCGGTGTCCCGTTCCTCTCCGACGCCCAGCTGACGGCCGCCCTCGACGAGGCGGGAACCGACGAGGAGGTGGCCACGGCGGCCCTGGACGCGAACGAGGCCGCCCGGCTCGACGGCCTGAGGGCGGCCCTCGCGATCCTGGCCGGCGCGTCCGTCGTGGCACTCTTCTTCACCCACCACATCCCCCGGACACAGCCCCGGGCCCCCGCCCCCTGA
- a CDS encoding ABC transporter permease produces MVVPVVFFALFFAWPVVSIVERGLRVDGAWQFGRFGETLSRPEILDVLWFTCWQALASTGLTLLIALPGAYVFARFDFRGKGLLRAVVTVPFVMPTVMVGTAFLALVGRGGLLDELWGLRLDGTVWAILIAHVFFNYAVVVRTVGGLWAQLDPRQEEAARVLGASRWRAWRTVTLPALAPSVAAAALMVFLFTASSFAVVQILGGSTYSTLETEIYRQTVVRFDLTTAAVLTMVQFFAVGAVLAVHARIVRRRETALKLVAPEQTARRPRGLGQWALFAGVLLSVALLIVLPLGVLVERSFATSHGYGLDYYRALQTPDPSGTFLVPLLDTIGNSLRYAVVATLIALVIGGLAAAALTRRAGRLVRGFDALLMLPLGVSAVTVGFGFLITLDEPPFDLRASWILVPLAQALVGVPFVVRTMLPVLRAVDERLREAAAVLGASPWRAWREVDLPLVRRALLIAAGFAFAVSLGEFGATVFIARPDSPTLTVAVARLLGRPGELNYGQAMALSTILMVVCAVSLLLLERLRTERTSGEF; encoded by the coding sequence ATGGTCGTGCCCGTCGTCTTCTTCGCGCTCTTCTTCGCCTGGCCCGTCGTCTCGATCGTCGAGCGCGGGCTGCGGGTCGACGGGGCGTGGCAGTTCGGCCGGTTCGGCGAGACGCTGAGCCGGCCGGAGATCCTCGACGTCCTGTGGTTCACCTGCTGGCAGGCACTCGCCTCCACCGGGCTGACCCTGCTGATCGCCCTGCCCGGGGCGTACGTCTTCGCGCGCTTCGACTTCCGCGGCAAGGGGCTGCTGCGGGCCGTCGTCACCGTGCCCTTCGTGATGCCGACCGTCATGGTCGGTACGGCGTTCCTCGCCCTGGTCGGGCGTGGCGGGCTGCTCGACGAGCTGTGGGGCCTGCGGCTCGACGGCACGGTCTGGGCGATCCTGATCGCCCATGTGTTCTTCAACTACGCGGTCGTCGTACGGACCGTCGGGGGCCTGTGGGCGCAGCTCGACCCGCGCCAGGAGGAGGCCGCCCGGGTCCTCGGCGCGTCCCGCTGGAGGGCGTGGCGGACCGTGACGCTTCCGGCGCTCGCCCCGTCCGTCGCGGCGGCCGCGCTGATGGTGTTCCTCTTCACCGCGAGTTCGTTCGCCGTCGTCCAGATCCTCGGCGGGTCCACGTACTCCACTCTGGAGACGGAGATCTACCGGCAGACCGTGGTCCGTTTCGATCTGACGACGGCGGCCGTCCTCACGATGGTGCAGTTCTTCGCGGTCGGCGCCGTTCTCGCCGTGCACGCCCGGATCGTGCGCCGGCGGGAGACCGCGCTGAAGCTGGTCGCGCCCGAGCAGACCGCGCGCAGGCCACGGGGCCTCGGCCAGTGGGCGCTGTTCGCGGGTGTCCTGCTGTCGGTCGCCCTGCTGATCGTGCTGCCGCTCGGGGTGCTCGTCGAGCGGTCGTTCGCCACGTCCCACGGTTACGGGCTCGACTACTACCGGGCGCTGCAGACCCCGGACCCCTCCGGCACCTTCCTCGTGCCGCTGCTCGACACGATCGGGAACTCGCTCCGGTACGCCGTCGTCGCCACCCTGATCGCCCTGGTCATCGGGGGACTCGCGGCGGCGGCGCTGACCCGGCGTGCCGGGCGGCTCGTGCGGGGTTTCGACGCGCTGCTCATGCTGCCGCTCGGGGTGTCGGCGGTGACCGTCGGCTTCGGGTTCCTCATCACGCTCGACGAGCCGCCGTTCGACCTGCGGGCCAGCTGGATCCTCGTCCCCCTCGCGCAGGCGCTGGTCGGTGTGCCCTTCGTCGTACGGACGATGCTGCCGGTGCTGCGGGCGGTGGACGAGCGGCTGCGGGAGGCGGCGGCCGTGCTCGGTGCCTCGCCGTGGCGGGCCTGGCGGGAGGTGGATCTGCCGCTGGTGCGGCGGGCGCTGCTGATCGCCGCCGGGTTCGCGTTCGCCGTGTCGCTCGGCGAGTTCGGTGCGACGGTCTTCATCGCCCGGCCCGACAGTCCGACGCTGACCGTGGCGGTGGCCCGGCTCCTCGGCCGGCCCGGGGAACTCAACTACGGCCAGGCGATGGCCCTCTCGACGATCCTCATGGTGGTGTGCGCGGTGTCCCTGCTGCTGCTCGAACGGCTCCGGACCGAACGCACCTCGGGGGAGTTCTGA